In one window of Caenimonas aquaedulcis DNA:
- the ybgF gene encoding tol-pal system protein YbgF, translating to MRTIAALTRAPAVRGALAAAAAVLCLGASTGASAALFEDDEARRAILDLRQRVEAMRMAGERTAEDQRQEAAQMRRAMLDLQNQIEQLRGEVARLTGQNEQLVRELAEAQRRQRDLATSVEERLRKVEPAKVSVDGREFIADPTEGRDFEAALALFRKGDFPAAQAAFADFIRRYPQSGFRPTALFWLGNSQFANRDYRGAIANFRALLQQAPDHPRAPEAVLSIANCQIELKDNAAARRTLDELIKAYPQSEAAQAAKERLSKLR from the coding sequence ATGCGCACGATCGCTGCCCTCACCCGCGCGCCGGCCGTTCGCGGCGCACTCGCGGCCGCCGCGGCCGTGCTCTGCCTGGGCGCCAGCACCGGCGCGTCGGCGGCCCTCTTCGAGGACGACGAAGCGCGCCGCGCCATCCTGGACTTGCGCCAGCGCGTCGAGGCGATGCGCATGGCCGGCGAACGCACGGCGGAGGACCAGCGCCAGGAAGCCGCGCAGATGCGCCGTGCCATGCTGGACCTGCAAAACCAGATCGAGCAGCTGCGCGGCGAAGTCGCGCGGCTGACGGGGCAGAACGAGCAGCTGGTGCGCGAACTCGCCGAGGCGCAGCGCCGCCAGCGCGATCTCGCCACGAGCGTCGAGGAACGGCTGCGCAAGGTGGAACCGGCCAAGGTGTCCGTCGACGGACGCGAGTTCATCGCGGATCCGACCGAGGGCCGCGATTTCGAGGCAGCGCTGGCGCTGTTCCGCAAGGGCGACTTCCCCGCGGCGCAGGCCGCATTCGCCGACTTCATCAGGCGCTACCCGCAAAGCGGCTTCCGTCCCACGGCCCTCTTCTGGCTCGGCAACTCGCAGTTCGCCAACCGCGACTACCGCGGCGCCATCGCGAATTTCCGCGCGCTGCTGCAGCAGGCGCCCGACCATCCGCGCGCGCCGGAGGCGGTGCTGTCGATCGCCAACTGCCAGATCGAGCTCAAGGACAACGCCGCGGCGCGCCGCACGCTCGACGAACTCATCAAGGCCTATCCGCAGTCCGAAGCCGCGCAAGCGGCCAAGGAGCGCCTGTCCAAGCTGCGGTGA